The Streptomyces sp. Mut1 genome window below encodes:
- a CDS encoding TetR family transcriptional regulator, with amino-acid sequence MTAEARPASPPLTERQEARRRRILHASAQLAGKGGFEAVQMREVAEAAGVALGTLYRYFPSKVHLLVATMQDQLQHMHTTLRKRPPAGDDAAARVTDTLMRAFRAMQREPHLADAMVRALTFADRSVSPEVDTVSRLTTAIILDAMGTGHPTPEQLSAVRVIEHTWHSALITWLSGRASIAQVRTDIETVCRLIDLSAPDPAP; translated from the coding sequence ATGACAGCGGAAGCCAGACCGGCATCGCCGCCCCTGACGGAACGCCAGGAGGCCCGCCGCCGCCGCATCCTGCACGCCAGCGCCCAGCTCGCCGGCAAGGGCGGCTTCGAGGCCGTCCAGATGCGCGAGGTGGCGGAGGCCGCAGGGGTCGCCCTCGGCACCCTGTACCGGTACTTCCCGTCCAAGGTCCACCTCCTCGTCGCCACCATGCAGGACCAGCTCCAGCACATGCACACGACCCTCCGCAAGCGCCCCCCGGCCGGGGACGACGCGGCGGCCCGGGTCACCGACACCCTGATGCGGGCCTTTCGCGCGATGCAGCGCGAACCGCACCTCGCGGACGCGATGGTCCGGGCGCTGACGTTCGCGGACCGCAGCGTGAGCCCCGAGGTGGACACGGTCTCGCGGCTCACGACCGCGATCATCCTGGACGCGATGGGCACCGGCCACCCGACGCCGGAACAGCTCTCCGCCGTCCGGGTGATCGAGCACACCTGGCACTCGGCGCTGATCACCTGGCTCTCGGGCCGGGCGTCGATCGCGCAGGTGCGCACGGACATCGAGACGGTGTGCCGGCTGATCGACCTGTCGGCGCCGGACCCGGCCCCCTAG